A part of Paenibacillus donghaensis genomic DNA contains:
- the ppsA gene encoding phosphoenolpyruvate synthase: protein MSSLVLGFQEVDNTQLLLVGGKGLNLGKLSKIEGIQVPEGFCVTTAGYPKAIESNETYHVLLDRLTMLKAEDRDQIGEISRKIRQIIKDAEIPSDVVNAVTHNLSRLGVEHAYAVRSSATAEDLPHASFAGQQDTYLNIIGKEEILQHISKCWASLFTDRAVIYRMQNGFDHRQVYLSVIVQRMVLPQASGILFTADPITSNRKLLSIDASFGLGEALVSGLVSADCYKVQDEEIVDKRIATKKLAIYGLKEGGTETQQIDPNQQKAQTLTEQQILQLARIGRQIEAYFGCPQDIEWCLAHDTFYIVQSRPITTLYPIPEANDQENHVYVSVGHQQMMTDPMKPLGLSFYLLITPAPMRRAGGRLFVDVTAMLASPSGRETLVNVLGKSDPLIRDAFITIIEREDFIKSSPDGEKEPGPAKSNKRISPADYQTQIEYDPTIVPALIKRSETSINELKHNIQTKSGLGLFDFILEDIQELKKVVSDPQSFGVIMTAMNASSWINEKMKAWLGEKNVADTLSQSVPNNITSEMGLALLDVADVIRPYPEVIDYLQHVKDDNFLDELVKFDGGNETRDAIYAYLNKYGMRCAGEIDITRTRWSEKPTTLVPMILNNIKSFEFNASHRKFEQGRQEALKKEQELLDRLKQLPDGEQKAQETKRMIDLIRNFAGYREYPKYAIVSRYFVYKQALLKEAEQLVQAGVIHEKEDIYYLTFEEFHEAVRTNKLDYQMISKRKDEYKFFDKLTPPRVFTSDGEIIAGKYKRENLPVEAIVGLPVSSGVIEGRARVILNMEDADLEDGDILVTAFTDPGWTALFVSIKGLVTEVGGLMTHGAVIAREYGLPAVVGVENATKLIKDGQRIRVNGTEGYIEIL, encoded by the coding sequence ATGAGTTCTTTGGTTCTCGGTTTTCAGGAAGTGGACAATACGCAGCTTTTGCTCGTTGGCGGAAAAGGGTTAAATTTAGGGAAGTTATCAAAAATTGAAGGCATACAAGTACCGGAAGGATTTTGTGTTACAACAGCGGGATATCCAAAAGCCATCGAGTCAAACGAAACGTATCATGTCTTGTTGGATCGACTAACCATGCTGAAAGCAGAAGATCGGGATCAAATTGGTGAAATCAGCAGGAAGATTCGACAAATCATTAAGGATGCAGAAATCCCTTCCGATGTGGTGAATGCAGTTACTCACAATCTCTCCCGGCTTGGTGTTGAGCATGCATATGCAGTGCGTTCTAGTGCAACTGCCGAAGATTTACCACATGCCTCTTTTGCTGGTCAACAAGACACCTATTTAAATATCATCGGCAAAGAAGAAATTCTGCAGCATATCAGTAAATGTTGGGCTTCGTTATTTACCGATCGCGCGGTAATCTACCGTATGCAAAACGGATTTGACCACAGACAGGTTTATTTATCCGTTATCGTTCAAAGGATGGTTTTGCCACAGGCTTCAGGGATTCTATTTACTGCTGATCCGATTACATCTAACCGGAAGCTGCTATCCATCGATGCCAGTTTTGGACTTGGAGAAGCACTGGTCTCTGGCTTGGTCTCTGCCGATTGTTATAAGGTACAGGATGAGGAAATCGTCGATAAGAGGATAGCAACCAAAAAATTGGCGATCTATGGACTAAAAGAAGGCGGAACAGAGACTCAGCAGATCGATCCTAATCAGCAAAAGGCTCAAACACTTACTGAACAACAAATTTTACAACTGGCACGCATCGGAAGACAGATCGAAGCTTATTTTGGTTGCCCACAAGATATCGAATGGTGTTTGGCCCATGATACCTTTTATATTGTCCAGAGTCGGCCAATCACTACTTTATACCCGATCCCTGAAGCGAATGATCAAGAGAATCACGTTTATGTATCTGTCGGTCACCAACAAATGATGACTGACCCCATGAAACCTCTAGGATTGTCTTTTTACCTCTTAATTACTCCTGCACCCATGCGTAGAGCTGGTGGGAGGTTGTTTGTTGATGTTACAGCTATGCTGGCTTCACCTTCCGGCAGGGAAACTTTAGTCAATGTCCTGGGAAAATCCGATCCGCTCATAAGAGACGCATTCATAACCATCATTGAGCGCGAAGATTTTATCAAATCGTCACCAGATGGTGAAAAAGAACCGGGTCCCGCTAAAAGCAATAAAAGGATCTCGCCTGCGGATTATCAAACACAAATCGAATACGATCCGACAATAGTTCCTGCTTTGATTAAGCGCAGTGAAACATCGATTAACGAGTTAAAGCATAACATCCAAACGAAATCAGGATTAGGTTTATTTGATTTTATTCTGGAAGATATCCAGGAATTAAAGAAGGTTGTATCTGACCCACAAAGTTTTGGTGTAATTATGACTGCTATGAACGCTTCATCATGGATCAACGAAAAAATGAAGGCGTGGTTAGGTGAAAAAAATGTAGCGGATACGCTTTCTCAATCTGTGCCAAACAATATCACTTCGGAAATGGGTCTGGCGCTATTGGATGTCGCAGATGTGATTCGTCCTTATCCGGAAGTCATTGATTATTTACAACATGTAAAAGATGATAACTTTTTGGATGAACTGGTTAAGTTTGATGGTGGAAATGAAACCCGGGACGCTATCTATGCTTATCTCAACAAATATGGAATGCGGTGTGCCGGTGAAATCGATATTACTAGAACCCGGTGGAGCGAAAAACCAACTACACTTGTCCCCATGATTCTAAATAATATCAAAAGCTTTGAATTTAACGCGAGTCATCGGAAATTTGAGCAAGGGCGACAGGAAGCTTTGAAAAAAGAACAAGAGTTATTGGATCGATTGAAGCAATTACCGGATGGTGAACAAAAAGCCCAAGAAACAAAACGAATGATCGACCTGATCCGGAATTTCGCCGGTTATCGTGAATATCCTAAATACGCCATAGTTAGTCGCTACTTCGTTTATAAGCAGGCTTTACTGAAAGAAGCCGAACAACTCGTACAAGCGGGCGTTATTCATGAAAAAGAAGATATTTACTACCTCACTTTTGAAGAATTTCACGAAGCCGTACGCACAAATAAACTGGATTACCAAATGATCAGCAAACGAAAAGACGAGTACAAATTTTTTGATAAACTAACTCCACCACGTGTTTTCACATCTGATGGTGAAATCATTGCAGGTAAGTACAAACGAGAAAATCTCCCAGTCGAAGCTATTGTAGGTCTACCTGTTTCTTCCGGAGTGATAGAGGGACGAGCACGTGTCATCTTAAACATGGAAGATGCTGATCTGGAGGATGGAGATATATTAGTCACCGCATTTACCGACCCAGGCTGGACAGCATTGTTTGTATCCATCAAAGGCCTGGTCACCGAAGTTGGCGGACTGATGACCCATGGAGCAGTTATCGCACGTGAATATGGCTTGCCGGCAGTTGTCGGAGTAGAAAATGCTACCAAGCTGATCAAAGATGGGCAACGAATTCGCGTGAATGGAACAGAAGGGTATATCGAAATATTGTAG
- a CDS encoding GntR family transcriptional regulator — translation MFELDVRSRKPIYEQLTDKVKELIMHGILQADEQLPSVRILSSQLTVNPNTIQKAYRELEREGYIYSLQGKGSFVAPLQQGQNESKKAGLREELLRLMAEAVYLGFTESEVGALYRQVLEQRERGEQS, via the coding sequence ATGTTCGAGTTGGATGTCCGCAGCCGCAAGCCGATTTACGAGCAGTTGACCGATAAGGTCAAGGAACTGATCATGCATGGAATTCTGCAGGCGGATGAGCAGCTTCCGTCGGTAAGAATCTTGTCCTCACAGCTTACAGTGAACCCCAATACGATTCAAAAAGCCTACCGGGAGCTGGAACGTGAGGGCTATATCTATTCCTTGCAAGGCAAAGGGAGTTTTGTCGCGCCATTGCAGCAAGGGCAGAACGAGAGCAAGAAAGCCGGGCTTCGGGAGGAGCTGCTGCGCTTGATGGCGGAAGCTGTATACCTCGGATTTACCGAAAGTGAAGTAGGGGCACTGTACCGTCAGGTGCTGGAGCAAAGAGAGAGAGGGGAGCAATCATGA
- a CDS encoding ABC transporter ATP-binding protein — protein sequence MIEIRRVSKSFQGEKAVDGLSLTVHKGAIYGLLGSNGAGKTTLLKTLAGIYRPEEGTVKIGGQPVFESTQVKQRVIFMPDSPYFFPQASLKSMAAYYRSIYPGWSDKRYKELGSAFRLDTGRKLSRFSKGMQRQAAFWLALSCTPDVLIMDEPIDGLDPVMRRQIKNLLFQEVAQRELTVLISSHNLREIEDLCDHVGIMHDGRMLVEKDLDDLKADTHKVQVAFRDERHASALESKLQILHQEHRGSVNLYIVKGDRERISQAVHVYEPYVFDLLPLTLEEIFIYEMGDAGYDAQPILL from the coding sequence ATGATTGAGATTCGCCGGGTCAGCAAGAGCTTTCAGGGGGAAAAGGCTGTGGATGGCCTGTCGCTGACTGTACATAAAGGGGCCATTTATGGCCTGCTGGGTTCCAATGGTGCGGGGAAAACCACACTGCTGAAGACACTCGCCGGTATCTATCGGCCGGAGGAGGGGACGGTCAAGATTGGCGGCCAGCCTGTGTTTGAGAGCACGCAGGTGAAGCAGAGGGTCATCTTTATGCCGGACAGCCCATACTTCTTCCCGCAGGCTTCACTCAAAAGTATGGCTGCGTACTACCGATCAATCTATCCGGGGTGGAGTGATAAGCGCTATAAGGAGCTGGGCTCGGCGTTTCGCCTGGATACGGGGCGGAAGCTCAGCCGCTTCTCGAAGGGGATGCAGCGCCAGGCGGCATTCTGGCTTGCGCTTAGCTGCACGCCGGATGTGCTTATTATGGATGAGCCGATTGACGGGCTGGACCCGGTGATGCGCCGCCAGATCAAGAACCTGCTGTTCCAGGAGGTGGCGCAGCGGGAGCTGACCGTGCTGATCTCCTCGCATAATCTGCGGGAGATTGAGGATCTGTGCGATCATGTGGGCATTATGCACGATGGCCGGATGCTGGTTGAGAAGGATCTTGATGATCTCAAGGCGGACACGCACAAGGTTCAGGTGGCTTTCCGCGATGAGCGTCATGCTTCGGCACTGGAGTCCAAGCTGCAGATTCTTCACCAGGAGCACAGGGGCAGTGTGAACCTGTATATCGTAAAGGGCGACCGGGAGCGGATTTCGCAAGCTGTTCATGTCTATGAGCCGTATGTGTTCGACCTGCTTCCCTTGACGCTGGAAGAAATCTTTATTTATGAAATGGGGGATGCCGGTTATGACGCGCAGCCGATACTTCTTTAA